The segment CTTCTACCCGTATCTGAGGAACGAGATCGGCCTCTCCGAATTCCTGGCCTGATAAAGTATAAGGTGCTGCACGTCTTTTGATTACGTGCAGCCCGATACATATGATAACAGTCATTTTTCCGCATAAGACCTATTCTGAGAACAAGCTGAAGATCAAGCAGATCATAAAAAAATACGGCATGTCCTGGGACGATAAGAAGAGCGGCTGGGTGAACGAGGCTACGGGGGACGGCGTCTTTATTGACAGGAGTGTCATGGAGATGATCATGGACGACTCCTTTTCCGAAAACCAGCCGATGACGCTGTTCATAAACTCGAATAACGAGGACTTCCGGAAGGAGTTCGAGGCGAAGTGCGCGGCGCTGGGCGGCCAGGTAATCAGCGGCGGGGCCACGCCGGTCAGGCCAGCCCTGCCCCAAGTAAAAAAAACTCCTCAAAAACCCGTCCATTCTAAGGATATTTTCGTGCAGGCCGGATTACGAGATGCTTCCGGCTGCAGCACCTCCGCGCTCCAGGAAAAAGCGGTACGGGACCTAAAAGACATAAGCGCCCGCTGGGAGCGCCGGAAAAGGCAGCTTCAGGTGGAATATAAAAAGATGGGGCTGGGCGACAAAATGGCCGACGACCTGCTACAGCGCGAGGAGATCGCGTTCAGGAAGAGCAACTCCTGCTGGGTCACCGGCGATTTCCCGACCGAGAGTAAAAAATACGAATAAAAGTTTTTTGGTGTTATCGGGCGGGGCCGTTGGAAAACGGGCGCTATCCCCACGCTGTTGCGATTTTTCGGCGTTATTCGCCCATTTTTTCAGCGGGAAGACAAAAACCGTTAAATATTAGCCGGTTTCATACGTATGCTTTAGAGGAGGCCAAGATTACGGCAGACAGAGAGAAGAAAAATTTCGGACTGATTAATGAGAAAGGTGAAGAGATAGGCACATACAGCGGCGCCCAGCCGAGGGACGCGGCCCTTAAGGTCGCCAACCGCGGCATCACGAGTATCATCTTGAGGGAGAAGGGCACCAAGAAGCTGCACTATTTCCAGGGCAAGAGAGAGCTTGTGACCGTGCCCGCCAGTGCCCCGGCCTGGATAAAGGAGGCCGCCAAGGACAAGGGCGGAAAGATCTACAAGGCCAACGTCGAGAAGCTTGGCACCACTAACCTGGAGTACAGCGAACTCGAGAGGAACCCCCGGGATCTTTTCAAGCTTCCCAAGTCCAAGACATCCAAAAAATAGAAGATAAATCGTACATTTCTTTTTCCTTTTTTTTATTTTCTCTTGTTTAATTTGGCATATTCTTATAAACACGCATATAGATTTTCTTTTTAGTGATTATCTATGGCGAAAAAGGAATCGAAAGGAGACATTAGTGTAAGAGAGGCAGGAAGACGCGGTGGCACCACCACCAAGGAGAGGCACGGCCCCGAGTTTTACCGGGAGATCGGTCACAAGGGAGGCCAGAAGGTAAGAGAGCTCATCGAGCGCGGTAAGTCTTCCGAAAAGTAAGCGCGCTTAAAAACCATTTGTAATCTGGACGGACCTTTTAAGGTCCGTTTTAGCAGACATATGCGGGGGCAGACGCCTCCGCCATTTTACCATAATATCTTTCTTTTAGGGTTATTAGGTTTTATGTGCAATTACATAATAGAAAGTTTTAAATATGTAATTATACATATAACATACTAAGGCTTGGGGCCCAGGTGATTAACCCCCCTTATATCCACACCCACCATACGATATTGCCCGGGTCCCGCCTCCACCATCAGCCGCAATTCCCCTTTTCCGACCGCACGTAGTCAGCGACGATACGGATTACAACGTCGCTCACCGTCGCCCCGGACTCTTCGCTCTCTTTCTCTAAAAATTCCAGGACGTACTCCGGAAATCTGACGGCCACGAAGCGCTCTTCGGGCTCCACCTGCGGACATTTGCCTGCCATAGATATCATTATACTATGAACATTACGGGAATAAAAGTGTTAGTGCAGGGAGGGAGAGTTGAACTCCCAAAAAACAGATCTGCAGTCTGCCGCATTAGCCGCTCTGCCATCCCTGCGCCCTCTCTTAAAGGCTCGATGTCAGGCACTTTCATATATGCCTTATCTGCGGATATATTTTACCTTGGGCAAGGGCATTATAAACGGGCTTTTTATATTTTTAATTCTTAAATATTTTACTCTATTTCATGAATTATCCTATTAATCCCCATTAAAACACTCATAAACGATTAAGTTACTCTTTGTAAAAAAATAAGTTTGTAAAAACTAAAAAACCAATATTGTGGTTAATAAGCTTGCCACTCTCGTGGCTATTACGTTTTTCGCGAGCTCGCGTCGTTTTTCCCGGCGCCATCTTTGATTTACTGCGACAGGCTAAAATAACCGACCGCTACTTAGATCTCTTAAGTCTGTATATGAAGCATGTTTTTCTCACGGCCAGCGCGCTATTAACAACTGATTATCCACTATTACACCGTAATACGCCGGTTATAAATATGATACTGGATAGATATCGCATACGTCCTATTATGCTCGTACCTCTGCCCGTCGTAGTCTCTCTCAAGTGTGAGGAATGCGGCTGCATCACGCTGCGCATCGGGCATATGAACGGCCCGGAGCCCGGCATATCCAAAGTCCCATATTTTTACTTCCTGGCCAATTGTCCGAAGTGCGGCGTTATCATGGCACGGGACGATATGGCACTAGCACGGTTAAAATTATAAAATAGGTTTTTATCCGGGCATCTCGAAGAAAGCATACCAAGCGTATTTTTACCTAAAAAACGCGGAAGAGTCTAAAAACATTTATTATATAATTAAGCTATTATTTTTACGGGGTGGTTCATTGGATAAAGATAAGTTACTCCTTTCTTCTCACCGAAGCCGTCTGATGT is part of the Methanocella sp. genome and harbors:
- a CDS encoding KGG domain-containing protein — protein: MAKKESKGDISVREAGRRGGTTTKERHGPEFYREIGHKGGQKVRELIERGKSSEK
- a CDS encoding non-histone chromosomal MC1 family protein, encoding MENGRYPHAVAIFRRYSPIFSAGRQKPLNISRFHTYALEEAKITADREKKNFGLINEKGEEIGTYSGAQPRDAALKVANRGITSIILREKGTKKLHYFQGKRELVTVPASAPAWIKEAAKDKGGKIYKANVEKLGTTNLEYSELERNPRDLFKLPKSKTSKK